In Vicinamibacteria bacterium, the genomic stretch CGTGGCCAGCGCCTCCTGGGCCTGGACCACGTCGATGTTGCTCGCTACCCCGGCCGCGAAGCGGTCCTGGGCCTGCCGGAGCTGCTCACGGCCCAGACCGAGGGCGGTTTGTGCAACCTGCACTCGGTCCTGGGCCGACCGCAGGTCGAGGAAGGCCGT encodes the following:
- a CDS encoding TolC family protein gives rise to the protein TAFLDLRSAQDRVQVAQTALGLGREQLRQAQDRFAAGVASNIDVVQAQEALATATENSIASLYAHNVAKVSLARALGGAEASYIQFLRGQ